The Alicyclobacillus vulcanalis DNA window CCATTTCGTGGATGTGCTCGCGAAGATGGGCTGCGACGTGAAATCGTCTCGCGCGGGCATCGAAGTGCGGGGGCCGGAGAAGCTGCGCGGCGGCTTTTCCATCAGCATGAAGGAGATGTCGGACCAGACGCTCACGCTCGCGTTTCTCGCGCCGCTCGCGGATGGCCCGATTGAGATCACGGGCGTCGGCCACATTCGGCACCACGAGTCGGATCGCCTGCGCGTGATTGTGGAGACGCTCTCGCGCCTGGGCGTCCGCGCCGAGGAGCGCGAGGATGGCGTGCGCATCGAGCCGGGGACGCCCCGCCGCGCGGTGCTCGCGTCGTACGACGATCACCGCGTGGCCATGGCGCTGTCCGTGCTGGCGCTTGGCGCCGACGGGCTGGAGATTGAGGATCCGGGATGCGTCTCCAAGACATGTCCGACGTTTTTTGATCACCTGCGCGCTCTGGGGGTGCCGGTTGAACTCGTCCCGTGACGGCCGGGCTGGTCACGGAGCCGATGGCTCCGCGCCAGCCCGCTTTGGTTTGTCGCGCTTGCCGCTGATGGCGAGGTACACCGCGGGCACGAGCAAGAGCGTGACCATGGTGGAGAAGGTCAGGCCAAAGGCGATGACCGTCGCCATGGAGGCGAGCGTCTCGGCGCCCTTGCCGTAGCCGATGACGAGGGGCAACATCGCCAGGACGGTGGTGGCGGTGCTCATGAGGATGGGGCGCAGGCGGACGGGACCGGCCTCCATCAGGGCGTCGCGCAAATTCGAGCCACCTCTTCGCAGCCGATTCGCGTAGTCGACGAGGACAATCGCGTTGTTGGCGACGAGGCCCATCACCATGATGACGCCGATGGCGGAATCGACGTTCAGCGAGCGATGGGTGAGCACGAGCCCGAGCGCCGCGCCGATAAACGTGGGCGGCAGCGAGAACATGATGACGAACGGCGTGACGAGCGACTCGAACAAGCTCGCCATGAGCATGTACAAGAGCGCGACCGAGAACGCGAAAGCCCACAGCATGTCGAACATGGTCTGCCGCAAAAATGCGCCCCCTTGCCCGAATCCCACGCTGTATCCGTGTGGCACCTGAATCGACTTCAGCTCCTTGGACAACGCCAGCTGCGCCCGGCCCTCGGTGATGCCGTACGGCGTCGCGCTGACCTCCACGGTCCGCAAGCCGTTGATGTGCGTGATGCTCGGCGGCTCAAACCCGTCGGAGACGCTGCCCAGTTTCGTGACCGGAACCATGACGCCCTGCTGGTTTTCCACCGTGAGATCCTGCAGGTGGGCGAGGTTTTGCGCGTAGCTCGGCGGCAATTCGACGACGATGTTGTACGTGTTGCCGTTCACGTCGTACGTCGAAGCGATTTGCCCGCCGACGTCGGCCTTCAAGACGCTCTCGACCGCCTGGGCCGTGAGTCCGTACTGGGCGAGCAGGGCCGGATCGAGCTTGAGGGTGACGTTGGGCATCGCCGTCGTGGCGCCGTTTTGGATGTCTTCGAGCCCGTGGACGCGGCGCATGGCGTCTGCGACCTGGTTGGCAAGCCGCGTGAGTTCTGCGACGTCGGGACCCTGGATTTGGACCGAAATCTGATCCGACGCCGGCCCACTCGCCCCATTCGCGGACGCGGCGGAGGCCGTGACCGTCGCCCCGGAAAACGACTGCGTCAGCTGGTTGAACTGGGCGGTCATGTCCTCCACCTCCCGGCTGGAGATGGTGTCTTGAAAGCGCACGGTCAGCGTGGCCTGATTCGTGGCGGGCAGGGCCGAGTAGCTGTTGCCGCCCACCTGCGCGTCGATTTGGTCGATCCCGTGCAGGTGCGCGCGGGCGAGCGCTTCGACGCGCTGGGCCACCTGCTCCGTTGCGGCGAGAGACGTGCCGGGCGGCGTCTCGATGCTCACGGTCATCTCGTCCTCGCCGACATTGGGCACGAGCTCAAACCCGATCTTCGGCACCATCGCCACGCTCGCGACGAACATGAGGGTCGTGATCGCGAAGATGATCTTGCGGTGGGACAGGCTGAAGGCGAGCAGGCGCCGATACACCCGCGTCAAGCCGTGCATGAACCGGGCCGACCAGTCGAACGGCGCGTACCAGCGCATGGGCGCGTCAAGGCCGGGAATGCGATCCGGCGCCTCGAACCGCCGGCCGGTCAGGAGGCGGGAGGCGAGCATGGGCGTAAAGGTGAGCGCCACGAACAGGGCCGCCACGTGCGAGAACGAAACGGTGAGCGACAGGGGGCGGAAGAACTGGCCGGCGATGCCCGGGACGAAGATGGAGGGCGCGAACACGCACACCTGCGCGCACGCAGCGACGAAGACCGCGAGGCCGACCTCTTCCGTGCCGACGACCGCCGCCTCCATGGGCGAGAGGCCGCGCTGCCTGGAGCGGAAGATGGATTCGAGCACGACGATGGAAAAGTCGACGAGTGAACCCAGGCCGACCGCGAGCGACCCGAGCGTGATGGAGTTGATGGACAGTCCGGCCGCGGCCATGAGCGCGAAGGTCGACAGGGTGGCGATGGGAATGGCCACGGCGACGACGATGGTCGAGCGCACGCTGCGCAGGATGAGGAGTATGACGAGAATGCCAAAGATGAATCCAAGCACCGTGTGGTTGACGACGGTGTGGATGGTGTCGCGCACGGGCTGTGCGTCGTCCGTCAGCACCTCCACGTGCACGCCCGGGGGCAGCTGTTGCTCGAGGCTCGGAAGTGCCTGCCAGACGCTGTTCGAGACCTGGACGATGTTGGCGTCCGAAGCCTGCGAGATGGAGAGCGTGACGGCGGGGGCGCCGTTCACGGTGCTCACGAGATCGATGGGCGCGTGGCCGTCCTGAATTTGCGCGATCTGACTCAGTTTCACCGCGCCGCGCAACGGAAGCGGGATTTGAAGCTGGCCGAGATCGGACGGGGACGAAATTTCTCCGCTGACGTGCAGAGGGATGAAGAGCGTCCCTTTGTGCACCTGCCCCGCGTCTGCCGACAGATTGTTGGCGGCAATGGCGTTGACCACCTGCTCGATGTTCAGGTGGTAGGCCTTGAGCTTGTCGGGATCGACCAGGACGGTGATCTGCCGCACGAGCCCGCCGGCCTCCTGCACACCTGCGACGCCGTTCAGGCGCTCGATGGCAGGTTCGACGACGTTCGCGGCGGCGTCGGAGACGGTCTGCAGCGGCACGCGCTTCGACCCGTACACGGCGATCCGCATGATGGGCAGGCTGTTGGGGTCAAACTGCTGGACGAGCGGCGTCGAGGCGTCGGAAGGGAGCGCCTGCTCGACGCGGTTGACGAGGCTGCGCATCTGGTTGAGCTCCTCGTCCAGGTTGACGCCGTAGTTGAACTCGACGATGACGAGGGAACTGCCGGCCGTCGACTGCGACTCGATGAGGTTGACGCCCGACAGCCCCTCGAGCGCCTGCTCGAGCGGATGGGAGATCTGCTTTTCGACTTCTTCGGGCGAGGCGCCGTTCCACGAGGTGACCACGGCGGCCACGGGCAGGTTGAGCTTCGGATACAGCTCCTCCGGCAGGTGGAGAAGGGAAAACAGGCCCACGGCGACGAGGGCGATCATCAGCATGGTGATGGTGACAGGTCGGCGGATGGAAAAATGCGCAAGCTGCACGATCCCGGCTCCTTTCCTCCTGTCTATCGTCGCCGCTTTGGCCTAGCTTTGCAAGTCAGACAACGCACAGGCGAGGGGCAAAGCCCTTCATGTGTTCCGGCTTCATCAGGCGTTCAGCACGTCCTGGCGGCCAAACCGGGCGAAGGCGACCGCGAGCGGCACCACCGTCCAAAGAAGGAGCACCCACAGCCCCTCCTGCAGTGTCACGGGAGATCCGATGCTGTAGGCGGTGCCCCCGGCGAGATTTCCATACAAGCTGAGGTGCGTCGTGAACAGGGCCTTGACCCAGCTTTGCCCGCGCGCCATCGCGGCCACCATGTAGCCGATGATAATGGTGCCCATGGCCGCGGACGTGCTGACCATGGCGGAGGGCAGGAGGACGGAGCAGGTGAACGCGATGGAGGCCACAGCCACCATGGCGGCGGCCACGAGCGCGCTTTGCAGCAAGAATGCCTGCCACATAGGCCAGACGGCGGCGTGATCGTAGCTGGAGACGGGAATGGGCTGCAGCGATCCCGGCGCGCTGTAAAACTTCACGTGCACGTTGAGCCATGTGGGCTGCCAGCCGCCCTGCGCTCCGTCGATGGCCAGCGCTGTGGCGAGGAACGCGAAGCAGACGAGAAACGACAGCGCGGCCGAGGACGCGGCGGCGATAGCCCACTTTCCCCACAAGAGCGTGCGCCTTCTCACGGGCCGCACCAGAAGCAACTTGATGGTGCCCTGCGTCATTTCGCCCGCCACGATATCGCCGACCAGCACGATGACGAGAAGCGGGAGAAAAATGCGGCTGACCGGGCCAAGGAAGTCAATCGTTTCTGACCACGCGTTGACACGATTCGGGGCGAGCGGTGCGACATCCCGGCTCAGGCGGTATCGCGCCTCCTGGACCTGCTGTTGGAGCGAGGCGCGCGTGTCGGCTTGGGTGGCGCTTGGCGCCGAGGCGCTTTGGGCCTGGTCGAGTTGCTTCAGCCGTTCTTGCGATGCGGCGAGGATTTGCTCGGCCTGCGCGCGCCAGTTGGGACTCACCGGCGTTTCCTGCACGGCGACGCGGCTGTAGACCTGCTTTTCGTGCAACTCACCCAGGCCAAACATGCCCACCAAACAAAGCGCGAGCACGATCACGGCGGTGAGCCGCCTGCGGCGGACGAGCTTCATCCACTCGTTTTGGACGACGCGCATGAACATCATGCTTGATCCCCTCCCGATCCTGCGCCTGTGAGGGCGAGAAACGATTGCTCCAAGCCGCCGGTGCGCGCGGCCTCGTAAATTTCGAATCCTGCGTCCATGAGGTGGCGGAGGGTGCGGGCCACCTGCGCGTCGTCGAGATGAGCCAGGGTCAGGCCGTCGCCCGATGCGTCGACGTCGTAACCATGCGCCTGCAGCCAGAGCACCGCTTCATTCGGCCGCGACACGCGCAGCCGAACGCTGCCGCTTTGGGATCGCAGCTCGTCAACCTTTGCCTCCGCGATGACGCTGCCGTTCTGCAGCACGGCGACGCGATCGCACATCTGCTCCACTTCGGACAGCAGGTGGCTGGACACAAACACGGCCATGCCCTCCGCCGCCAGCGACCGGACGAGTTCGCGGAACTCGCGGATTCCAGCCGGATCGAGCCCGTTCGTGGGTTCGTCGAGCACAAGCAGCTTGGGATCGCCGAGGAGGGCCTGCGCGACGCCTAGGCGCTGGCGCATGCCGAGGGAGTATCGCTTGACCTTGTCGTCGAGGCGGGCCTTGAGGCCGACGCGCTCGGCGACGTACTCCACCCGAGCGCGCGCCGAGGGGCCATCGAGACCAGCGAGCCGCGCGAAGTGCAACAAGTTCTGCCGGCCCGTCAGGTATCCATACATCTCGGGATTTTCGACGATGGCGCCGAGGTATCGCTTGGCGGCCACAGGCTCCCGCTCGACGTCATGGCCCAGGACGTGAATGGCGCCGCGGGTGGGCCGGATGAGGCCGACGATCATGCGGATGGTCGTGGTCTTGCCCGCGCCGTTCGGCCCGAGAAACCCGTAGACCTCCCCTGCCCGGACGGTCATGTTGAGCTGATGCACGATCTCGCGCGAACCGATGCGCTTGCTCACATCAAACAACTGCAATACGTTCAAGCCTTCCACCTCCGTGACCGCCGGCGGCGGCCGAATGTGAGTGCGGCCAACAAGCCACACGTCGCAGCGAGCCAGATGACAAACGCTTCGACGGCCGCTGTGCGGGTCTGGCCGAGATCGACGACGTGGTCCACCCAGACGGTGATGACCAGGCTTGCGCACAGCGCGATGCCGAGGAACAAGAGCGAGCGATAGGCTTCAAATGGGAAGGCCTCGGACAGGTGCTCCAGCGGCAGGCGCTGGAACAGCCGAAACCCAAGCCATGTCCACCCGAGGATCCAGGCGACAAACCACAGCGCGTAACCTGCGAGCGAGGCGCCCGTGACCTGGTCCAATAGGGAAAACGGCGACAGTTGCGCGATGGCCTGATACAAGTGGGCTGGCGGTATGCCAAGCCACTTGGCGCCCAAATATTCGGCGAGCAAGGCGACATAGACGGGGAATGCGCTGACGCCACACGCGGCGATCACGGCCATCACGACGTTCGAGATGGTGGCTCCGGCGGCGAGACCGACGCTCCACGCCGCGAGGTACAGGAGCAGCCGCTTGACGAGCACGTGGACCAGCAGGGCCGGGTGCGCAGGCAGGCCGACAAGCGCGTCAAGCCCGCACAGGTAGCACGCCACCACGAGCTGGCCCAGAATGAGCCCACCGCCCGTCAGGCACGCGTGAATGACGTACACGTCCTGTCGGCGCACGGGCCCGGCGAGCAAGGCCATCAGCTCGCCGCGGCGCGTCAAGAGGCCAAGCGACAGCACGCCGAGGAGCAAGGCCCAGAAGACGCCGGCATCCATCTGATTGGCGGCCGCGCCCATCGCCGTGACCCTCAGGTTCTGGCGCAAGAGGTCCGCGGAGTGGGCGTCCAGGAAGGGAAGGAGCCAGTTGCGCGCCAGGACAAAGGGCGTTGCGATGAGCCACCACATGAGCGTGCGCCACGCGAACCACCAAACGGCGTTACGAGATTTTGTCGCTGTCACGCACGTATCCCTCCCTTCGCATGAGCCAGCGAAACCACTCGTCGAGCGGCAGGCGTTCCTGCACCATCATTTGGTTCACACCTGCTTCGCGCAGCTGTGCGGTCAGGGCAGGAAGCGCGTCCCGTTCCACCATGGCGCTCCATTCGCCGTGGCCGGAGGTCTGCCACGCGACCGCGGGGGCCAGGGACGCCAGGGCCCGAATCCCGGTTGCCCGAACGACGACTTTTGCGAACTGCGCTTTGGCTTCCTCGAGTTCGCCCGACCACACCGCGCGTCCCTTGAAGAAGACCGTCGCGCTATCCGCCAGCTGCTCCATGTCGTCGATGTCGTGGGTTGCGAGCACAGCCGTCGTGCCCGCGTCTGCGATCTCGGCGAGCAGCCACTGCCACATCTGCCGCCGCACCACGGGATCCAAACCCGTCGTGGGCTCGTCGAGCAGGAGCAAGCGCGGCCGCACCGCAAGGGCGAACGCCAGCTTCGCCTGCGTGAGCATGCCGAGCGATAGGCGGCGAATGCGCTCCTTCCTGGGCAGCTCAAGGTTCGTGATGAGTGTGATGAATCGATGCTCGTCCCAGTTCGCGTACATGCGCGCGCCGAGAGCGCCCCATTCTTCCAGGGTGAGCCGGCCCGGCGGCGAGATCAGCGGGTCGACCAGCGCCAACTCGGTTCGCCACGCCGGATCGGCCCACGGCAAGACGCATTGCCCCATCCAGTCGATCTCGCCCGCGTCCGGTCGATACAGTCCGGCGAGCACGCGCAACATCGTCGTCTTGCCCGACCCGTTGGCCCCGAGCAAAGCGTGGATGCTGCCGTGATGGACCGAGAATGAGACGGAGGAGAGCGCGTGGCGGCCGCCCATTTGCTTGGATACGTTTCTAACCGCGAGCACGTTGCTCATCTACACCCCTTCCATGTCCGCACGACCTCGCGCCGCTTCGCCCGCCTGGTGAAACATGCGCTCGAACTCGGCATCCGTCAGCCCAAGGTGGTACGCCTCGATCCACGCCAGCCTAAGTGCGTCGCGCAGCTTCTCCATTCGCTCGGCAGCGTCCGGAGGGGTACGGCTTGGCCTCGTCACGAACGTGCCTCTTCCGCGGATGACCTCGATGACGCGGCTTCGCTCGAGTTCCTGATACGCCTTTGCCACGGTGTTGTGGTTGACGGCGAGCGCCACGGCGAGGTCACGCACGGAGGGCAGGCGATCCCCTGGCGCGAGCCAACCGGCGGCCACCGCCGCTTTGACCCCGTCCACAATCTGCTGGTAGACGGGCGTGGGCGCTCGCGGATCCACCTGAAGCCACATGGGCATCATCCTTTCGTTCCGCACGTTCGCGCAGGCGTGCGGAACGCATCCGCTTGTACTATGTCGACTAGTACACGCGGATCATAAAATGCCTGGGCCGAAATGTCAAGCGGCCGCACCGCGAGGGTCGGCCGTCAGAGCGTTCGCCTGCGCGCGACGGGGTAGACCATGCCATCGTGCGCGAGCAGCGTGTTCGGGAAGACCGCCCGCGCCTCCTCGAGGATTTCCTCTTCCTCGGCCCGTTCATAGCGCGCGCTGATATGGGTCAGGATGAGCGTCTTCACGCCGGCCTCCCGCGCAATTTCGGCAGCTTGGCGCGCCGTGCTGTGGAAGAAGGCTGTCGCGAGATGGGCGTGTTCGCTGAGAAAAGTCGCTTCATGGACCAAGCAGTCCGCCCCGCGGGAAAGCTCCACGGCGGCTGGGCAAGGCCTCGTGTCGCCCAGGATGGCAATCACCCGCCCTGACTCGGGCGGATCGACGTAGTCCGCGGCAGAGAGCGTTTTCCCGCCAGGGAGCGTGACGTCTTTGCCCGACTTGAGCTCGGCCCAGAGCGGGCCCGGCGGTATGCCGTCGCTTTGCAGGCGGTCGGCGTGCAGGCGGCCCGGGAAGGGCGCCTCCTCGATGCGGTAGCCGTAGGACGGTACGGCGTGATCGAGAAGCATGGCGCGAATGGTGTACAGGCCTTCGCGCACCGGTTCGGGATTCGGCGACGGCCATTCGTGGTAATGGATGTCGTAGTTCAAATGGGTTTGACTCGCGGTGATGGCGGCCTGCACAAACGCCCGGATGCCGGGCGGCCCGTACAGGTGGAGCGGATCGACGTGTTCTGGAAACGATCTCGTGCTGATGAGGCCGGGCAGGCCGAAGATGTGATCGCCGTGGAGATGGGTGATGAAAATGCAATCGACGCGATTGGGGCCAAACGGCGCGTCGAACATCCGGTGTTGCGTCCCCTCGCCGCAGTCAAACAGCCAGACGGTGCTGTCGTTGCGGGTCAGCCGAAGGGCGATGGCGGAGACGTTGCGGCGCCGGGAGGGGGCCCCGGCGCCCGTGCCGAGAAAATACAGCTCCATAGGGTTCATCCTCTGCCCTGTCAGTGGGCCACGTACTCGATGTGGCGCAACTTGTTTCGTCCCATCCACAGTACCATGATGGCCACCACCACGCCTAGGCATCCGATGAAAAACGGCATGGCAGGTCCGACGGCGTCGCTCAGCTTGCCGGCGAGCCAGGGTGCCACGGCGCCGCCCACGAAACGCACGAAGCTGTACGCTGCCGACGCGGTGGGCCGTTCGACGGGCGCGGCTTGCATGACGGCCGTCGTAATGATGGTGTTGTTCACGCCGAGGAACGCGCCCGCAAGGATGATGCAGACGACGAGCGTCCACCGCGAATGGACCGCCAGGCCCATGACCAACAGGTCGAGCGCAAACAGGGCCAGGATGGTGTACATGACGGGCAGGATCCCGAACTTCTCCGCCAGCCAGGGCGCCACGAAGACGGACGTGATGGCGAGGAGAATGCCCCATCCGAAATACGTGTAGCCGATGCCGATGGCCGACATGTGCAGCGGATACGGGCCGTAGCCGAGCAGGGTGAAGAAGCCGAAGTTGTAAAACAGGCTCGTCAAGCCGAGCGTCAGCAGGCTCAGATGGCCGAGCGCGCGAAATGGCGCTGCGATCGAGGCACGGTGCGCAGGTTTCGGCACACCTCGAAGGAAGAGCAGGACAGCCACAAAGCCGATGGCCATCAGCGTGGCGACGCCGTAGAACGGGTACCGCCAGCTGTGCTGGCCGAGCGTTCCGCCGAGCAGGGGTCCGACGGAAATGCCGAGCCCGAGCGCGGCCTCGTACAGGA harbors:
- a CDS encoding efflux RND transporter permease subunit — translated: MQLAHFSIRRPVTITMLMIALVAVGLFSLLHLPEELYPKLNLPVAAVVTSWNGASPEEVEKQISHPLEQALEGLSGVNLIESQSTAGSSLVIVEFNYGVNLDEELNQMRSLVNRVEQALPSDASTPLVQQFDPNSLPIMRIAVYGSKRVPLQTVSDAAANVVEPAIERLNGVAGVQEAGGLVRQITVLVDPDKLKAYHLNIEQVVNAIAANNLSADAGQVHKGTLFIPLHVSGEISSPSDLGQLQIPLPLRGAVKLSQIAQIQDGHAPIDLVSTVNGAPAVTLSISQASDANIVQVSNSVWQALPSLEQQLPPGVHVEVLTDDAQPVRDTIHTVVNHTVLGFIFGILVILLILRSVRSTIVVAVAIPIATLSTFALMAAAGLSINSITLGSLAVGLGSLVDFSIVVLESIFRSRQRGLSPMEAAVVGTEEVGLAVFVAACAQVCVFAPSIFVPGIAGQFFRPLSLTVSFSHVAALFVALTFTPMLASRLLTGRRFEAPDRIPGLDAPMRWYAPFDWSARFMHGLTRVYRRLLAFSLSHRKIIFAITTLMFVASVAMVPKIGFELVPNVGEDEMTVSIETPPGTSLAATEQVAQRVEALARAHLHGIDQIDAQVGGNSYSALPATNQATLTVRFQDTISSREVEDMTAQFNQLTQSFSGATVTASAASANGASGPASDQISVQIQGPDVAELTRLANQVADAMRRVHGLEDIQNGATTAMPNVTLKLDPALLAQYGLTAQAVESVLKADVGGQIASTYDVNGNTYNIVVELPPSYAQNLAHLQDLTVENQQGVMVPVTKLGSVSDGFEPPSITHINGLRTVEVSATPYGITEGRAQLALSKELKSIQVPHGYSVGFGQGGAFLRQTMFDMLWAFAFSVALLYMLMASLFESLVTPFVIMFSLPPTFIGAALGLVLTHRSLNVDSAIGVIMVMGLVANNAIVLVDYANRLRRGGSNLRDALMEAGPVRLRPILMSTATTVLAMLPLVIGYGKGAETLASMATVIAFGLTFSTMVTLLLVPAVYLAISGKRDKPKRAGAEPSAP
- a CDS encoding ABC transporter permease subunit; this translates as MMFMRVVQNEWMKLVRRRRLTAVIVLALCLVGMFGLGELHEKQVYSRVAVQETPVSPNWRAQAEQILAASQERLKQLDQAQSASAPSATQADTRASLQQQVQEARYRLSRDVAPLAPNRVNAWSETIDFLGPVSRIFLPLLVIVLVGDIVAGEMTQGTIKLLLVRPVRRRTLLWGKWAIAAASSAALSFLVCFAFLATALAIDGAQGGWQPTWLNVHVKFYSAPGSLQPIPVSSYDHAAVWPMWQAFLLQSALVAAAMVAVASIAFTCSVLLPSAMVSTSAAMGTIIIGYMVAAMARGQSWVKALFTTHLSLYGNLAGGTAYSIGSPVTLQEGLWVLLLWTVVPLAVAFARFGRQDVLNA
- a CDS encoding ABC transporter ATP-binding protein produces the protein MNVLQLFDVSKRIGSREIVHQLNMTVRAGEVYGFLGPNGAGKTTTIRMIVGLIRPTRGAIHVLGHDVEREPVAAKRYLGAIVENPEMYGYLTGRQNLLHFARLAGLDGPSARARVEYVAERVGLKARLDDKVKRYSLGMRQRLGVAQALLGDPKLLVLDEPTNGLDPAGIREFRELVRSLAAEGMAVFVSSHLLSEVEQMCDRVAVLQNGSVIAEAKVDELRSQSGSVRLRVSRPNEAVLWLQAHGYDVDASGDGLTLAHLDDAQVARTLRHLMDAGFEIYEAARTGGLEQSFLALTGAGSGGDQA
- a CDS encoding ABC transporter ATP-binding protein, which translates into the protein MSNVLAVRNVSKQMGGRHALSSVSFSVHHGSIHALLGANGSGKTTMLRVLAGLYRPDAGEIDWMGQCVLPWADPAWRTELALVDPLISPPGRLTLEEWGALGARMYANWDEHRFITLITNLELPRKERIRRLSLGMLTQAKLAFALAVRPRLLLLDEPTTGLDPVVRRQMWQWLLAEIADAGTTAVLATHDIDDMEQLADSATVFFKGRAVWSGELEEAKAQFAKVVVRATGIRALASLAPAVAWQTSGHGEWSAMVERDALPALTAQLREAGVNQMMVQERLPLDEWFRWLMRREGYVRDSDKIS
- a CDS encoding GntR family transcriptional regulator yields the protein MWLQVDPRAPTPVYQQIVDGVKAAVAAGWLAPGDRLPSVRDLAVALAVNHNTVAKAYQELERSRVIEVIRGRGTFVTRPSRTPPDAAERMEKLRDALRLAWIEAYHLGLTDAEFERMFHQAGEAARGRADMEGV
- the rnz gene encoding ribonuclease Z, which produces MELYFLGTGAGAPSRRRNVSAIALRLTRNDSTVWLFDCGEGTQHRMFDAPFGPNRVDCIFITHLHGDHIFGLPGLISTRSFPEHVDPLHLYGPPGIRAFVQAAITASQTHLNYDIHYHEWPSPNPEPVREGLYTIRAMLLDHAVPSYGYRIEEAPFPGRLHADRLQSDGIPPGPLWAELKSGKDVTLPGGKTLSAADYVDPPESGRVIAILGDTRPCPAAVELSRGADCLVHEATFLSEHAHLATAFFHSTARQAAEIAREAGVKTLILTHISARYERAEEEEILEEARAVFPNTLLAHDGMVYPVARRRTL
- a CDS encoding MFS transporter, translated to MSAQPDVAQEFDHAESNILRQPAPVWAVAFACVVAFMGLGLVDPILPAISAQLHATKAQTELLFTSYMLVTGCMMVFTGFISTRIGPKYTLLCGLALIIVFSFLAGRSHSVGQIVGFRGGWGLGNAMFIATALSVIVSSARGTAASAIILYEAALGLGISVGPLLGGTLGQHSWRYPFYGVATLMAIGFVAVLLFLRGVPKPAHRASIAAPFRALGHLSLLTLGLTSLFYNFGFFTLLGYGPYPLHMSAIGIGYTYFGWGILLAITSVFVAPWLAEKFGILPVMYTILALFALDLLVMGLAVHSRWTLVVCIILAGAFLGVNNTIITTAVMQAAPVERPTASAAYSFVRFVGGAVAPWLAGKLSDAVGPAMPFFIGCLGVVVAIMVLWMGRNKLRHIEYVAH